Proteins encoded by one window of Manihot esculenta cultivar AM560-2 chromosome 10, M.esculenta_v8, whole genome shotgun sequence:
- the LOC110624806 gene encoding probable protein phosphatase 2C 38 isoform X3, protein MSADVINKAFLATEEAFLSLVQQQWEIKPQIASVGSCCLVGIVCGGHLYIANAGDSRVVLGRSDKSEKEVKAVQLSYEHNASVESVREELHSLHPNDPQIVVLKHQVWRVKGLIQISRSIGDAYLKRAEFNRAPLLAKFRLPEPFDKPILKAEPTISVQKLYPEDQFLIFASDGLWEHLSNQEAVDIVNNYPRNGIARKLLKAALREAAKKREMRYSDLKKIDRGVRRHFHDDITIIILFLDSQLISSSISQGPLLSIRGGGGTPGNFNT, encoded by the exons ATGTCTGCAGATGTTATCAACAAAGCTTTTTTAGCAACAGAAGAGGCATTCCTCTCTCTAGTACAGCAACAGTGGGAAATTAAGCCACAAATTGCTTCTGTTGGTTCATGTTGTTTGGTAGGTATAGTGTGTGGTGGGCATCTATACATTGCAAATGCAGGGGATTCTCGAGTGGTATTAGGGAGATCGGACAAGTCTGAGAAAGAGGTCAAAGCTGTTCAGCTTTCATATGAACACAATGCAAGTGTAGAATCTGTGAGAGAGGAACTGCACTCATTGCATCCCAATGATCCACAGATTGTGGTTTTAAAACACCAGGTTTGGCGTGTGAAGGGTCTGATTCAG ATCTCAAGATCCATAGGTGACGCGTATTTAAAGAGGGCAGAATTCAACAGAGCGCCTCTCTTGGCTAAATTTAGATTGCCTGAACCCTTCGATAAACCAATTCTTAAAGCTGAGCCAACAATTTCAGTACAGAAACTCTATCCTGAGGATCAATTTCTTATATTTGCATCAGATGGCCTATGGGAGCACCTAAGCAATCAGGAAGCAGTGGACATTGTCAACAATTACCCACGTAAC GGTATTGCAAGAAAACTTCTCAAAGCTGCACTTCGTGAAGcagcaaagaaaagagaaatgaGATACTCAGATCTGAAAAAGATTGATCGTGGTGTGAGGAGACATTTTCATGATGATATCACTATTATAATTTTGTTCCTTGATTCACAGTTGATCAGTAGCAGCATCAGCCAGGGGCCTCTGCTTTCAATTAGAGGAGGTGGTGGAACCCCGGGAAATTTCAATACATAG
- the LOC110624806 gene encoding probable protein phosphatase 2C 38 isoform X2 yields the protein MVSNTLMRIVANCWKPSNEGDNSSRGGDDNGRADGLLWYKDSGQHVNGEFSMAVIQANNLLEDCSQIESGPMSLLESGPQGTFVGIYDGHGGPEAARFVNQHLFENIKKFTSETQGMSADVINKAFLATEEAFLSLVQQQWEIKPQIASVGSCCLVGIVCGGHLYIANAGDSRVVLGRSDKSEKEVKAVQLSYEHNASVESVREELHSLHPNDPQIVVLKHQVWRVKGLIQISRSIGDAYLKRAEFNRAPLLAKFRLPEPFDKPILKAEPTISVQKLYPEDQFLIFASDGLWEHLSNQEAVDIVNNYPRNGIARKLLKAALREAAKKREMRYSDLKKIDRGVRRHFHDDITIIILFLDSQLISSSISQGPLLSIRGGGGTPGNFNT from the exons ATGGTATCAAATACATTGATGAGGATTGTTGCAAACTGTTGGAAGCCTTCTAATGAGGGTGATAATTCCAGTAGAGGTGGAGATGATAATGGCCGGGCTGATGGATTGTTGTGGTACAAAGATTCAGGACAGCATGTAAATGGGGAGTTCTCAATGGCAGTAATTCAGGCTAACAATCTATTAGAAGATTGTAGCCAAATTGAATCAGGGCCAATGAGCTTGCTTGAATCGGGTCCTCAAGGCACATTTGTCGGGATTTATGATGGTCATGGAGGTCCAGAAGCTGCTCGTTTCGTAAATCAGCatctttttgaaaatataaaga AATTTACATCGGAGACCCAAGGAATGTCTGCAGATGTTATCAACAAAGCTTTTTTAGCAACAGAAGAGGCATTCCTCTCTCTAGTACAGCAACAGTGGGAAATTAAGCCACAAATTGCTTCTGTTGGTTCATGTTGTTTGGTAGGTATAGTGTGTGGTGGGCATCTATACATTGCAAATGCAGGGGATTCTCGAGTGGTATTAGGGAGATCGGACAAGTCTGAGAAAGAGGTCAAAGCTGTTCAGCTTTCATATGAACACAATGCAAGTGTAGAATCTGTGAGAGAGGAACTGCACTCATTGCATCCCAATGATCCACAGATTGTGGTTTTAAAACACCAGGTTTGGCGTGTGAAGGGTCTGATTCAG ATCTCAAGATCCATAGGTGACGCGTATTTAAAGAGGGCAGAATTCAACAGAGCGCCTCTCTTGGCTAAATTTAGATTGCCTGAACCCTTCGATAAACCAATTCTTAAAGCTGAGCCAACAATTTCAGTACAGAAACTCTATCCTGAGGATCAATTTCTTATATTTGCATCAGATGGCCTATGGGAGCACCTAAGCAATCAGGAAGCAGTGGACATTGTCAACAATTACCCACGTAAC GGTATTGCAAGAAAACTTCTCAAAGCTGCACTTCGTGAAGcagcaaagaaaagagaaatgaGATACTCAGATCTGAAAAAGATTGATCGTGGTGTGAGGAGACATTTTCATGATGATATCACTATTATAATTTTGTTCCTTGATTCACAGTTGATCAGTAGCAGCATCAGCCAGGGGCCTCTGCTTTCAATTAGAGGAGGTGGTGGAACCCCGGGAAATTTCAATACATAG
- the LOC110624806 gene encoding probable protein phosphatase 2C 38 isoform X1 has translation MVSNTLMRIVANCWKPSNEGDNSSRGGDDNGRADGLLWYKDSGQHVNGEFSMAVIQANNLLEDCSQIESGPMSLLESGPQGTFVGIYDGHGGPEAARFVNQHLFENIKTIHGAEFTSETQGMSADVINKAFLATEEAFLSLVQQQWEIKPQIASVGSCCLVGIVCGGHLYIANAGDSRVVLGRSDKSEKEVKAVQLSYEHNASVESVREELHSLHPNDPQIVVLKHQVWRVKGLIQISRSIGDAYLKRAEFNRAPLLAKFRLPEPFDKPILKAEPTISVQKLYPEDQFLIFASDGLWEHLSNQEAVDIVNNYPRNGIARKLLKAALREAAKKREMRYSDLKKIDRGVRRHFHDDITIIILFLDSQLISSSISQGPLLSIRGGGGTPGNFNT, from the exons ATGGTATCAAATACATTGATGAGGATTGTTGCAAACTGTTGGAAGCCTTCTAATGAGGGTGATAATTCCAGTAGAGGTGGAGATGATAATGGCCGGGCTGATGGATTGTTGTGGTACAAAGATTCAGGACAGCATGTAAATGGGGAGTTCTCAATGGCAGTAATTCAGGCTAACAATCTATTAGAAGATTGTAGCCAAATTGAATCAGGGCCAATGAGCTTGCTTGAATCGGGTCCTCAAGGCACATTTGTCGGGATTTATGATGGTCATGGAGGTCCAGAAGCTGCTCGTTTCGTAAATCAGCatctttttgaaaatataaaga CTATTCATGGTGCAGAATTTACATCGGAGACCCAAGGAATGTCTGCAGATGTTATCAACAAAGCTTTTTTAGCAACAGAAGAGGCATTCCTCTCTCTAGTACAGCAACAGTGGGAAATTAAGCCACAAATTGCTTCTGTTGGTTCATGTTGTTTGGTAGGTATAGTGTGTGGTGGGCATCTATACATTGCAAATGCAGGGGATTCTCGAGTGGTATTAGGGAGATCGGACAAGTCTGAGAAAGAGGTCAAAGCTGTTCAGCTTTCATATGAACACAATGCAAGTGTAGAATCTGTGAGAGAGGAACTGCACTCATTGCATCCCAATGATCCACAGATTGTGGTTTTAAAACACCAGGTTTGGCGTGTGAAGGGTCTGATTCAG ATCTCAAGATCCATAGGTGACGCGTATTTAAAGAGGGCAGAATTCAACAGAGCGCCTCTCTTGGCTAAATTTAGATTGCCTGAACCCTTCGATAAACCAATTCTTAAAGCTGAGCCAACAATTTCAGTACAGAAACTCTATCCTGAGGATCAATTTCTTATATTTGCATCAGATGGCCTATGGGAGCACCTAAGCAATCAGGAAGCAGTGGACATTGTCAACAATTACCCACGTAAC GGTATTGCAAGAAAACTTCTCAAAGCTGCACTTCGTGAAGcagcaaagaaaagagaaatgaGATACTCAGATCTGAAAAAGATTGATCGTGGTGTGAGGAGACATTTTCATGATGATATCACTATTATAATTTTGTTCCTTGATTCACAGTTGATCAGTAGCAGCATCAGCCAGGGGCCTCTGCTTTCAATTAGAGGAGGTGGTGGAACCCCGGGAAATTTCAATACATAG